The sequence ATCGATGGTCTGTAGCTCAGTGGTGTCCGTCAGTCCGGCCTGTTCCAGATCATTCAATAGTTTGCCAAAATTGCTCTTGAGCCAGAATTCATCGCGGACTGTGAAGCAGATCACCCCACCTGACCTAGTGACACGAACCATTTCTCGCAACGCTTCTGGTTGCACATGTCTGAGGGTGAAGGTCCCGATACAGATGACTGCATCATAACTAGCGGTTTCATGGTTTAAGGGTTGGTTCAGATCCAACTGCTGAAGGTCCTGATAGCACTGCTTGCTCTGGGCTTCTGCCAGCATGGACTCTGAGTAGTCCACACCATCGAGTTGGAAATTTCCGGTCGTGAAGAGCAATTGCCCCACCAGCCCAGTTCCACAACCTGCGTCCAACACCATGCCGGTTGCCAGATGTTTTCGTAATAAATCGACGCTGCGGACGGGTGCTTGGTAGCCCAACTCGTTCAGCAGATCCTGATCGTAGCTCTTGGCCCAGATCCCGTAGGCCTCTGAGATATCGTCGAGGCTTTTTGCATTGAGTACCTTATCGTGGATTTCCGTACGATTTCCCATTTAGCTTTCCTCTGTTTTGAATTCACAAGCAATGTGATCCCGAGTTGGGACAGTGGCTTACCTTAACATGAGGTCTGGCCGAAATGGCAAATCTGCGATTATCGTGTTGTAGAGATCTTGGTGGGGGATTTTTGCCAATTGACAGATCTTTTCAATTTTTAACAATCCACTGAATGCTTTCATTCACCGCTGACGTGGTCCTCTCTCTCCTACAGATGGCGGTATTTAATAATTTGATTTAATTTGCAAATTTTCATCTTTTTGGCAAGAAGCAGTTCACAGCTTCTTTGTCTTCTCAGGGGGAG comes from SAR324 cluster bacterium and encodes:
- a CDS encoding class I SAM-dependent methyltransferase → MGNRTEIHDKVLNAKSLDDISEAYGIWAKSYDQDLLNELGYQAPVRSVDLLRKHLATGMVLDAGCGTGLVGQLLFTTGNFQLDGVDYSESMLAEAQSKQCYQDLQQLDLNQPLNHETASYDAVICIGTFTLRHVQPEALREMVRVTRSGGVICFTVRDEFWLKSNFGKLLNDLEQAGLTDTTELQTIDYILTEGSKCKLVLLTVL